One segment of Brassica napus cultivar Da-Ae chromosome C3, Da-Ae, whole genome shotgun sequence DNA contains the following:
- the LOC106438301 gene encoding phosphatidylinositol 4-kinase gamma 4-like, whose translation MSSADVTLSPVRNEPSMMPLVHANSCTDSLPDETILIYLTLPGTLIPMRVLESDSIESVKLRIQSYRGFVVRNQKLVFGGRELARSNSNMRDYGVSDGNVLHLVVKVSDLQVLDVKTTCGKHCRFHVERGRNIGYVKKQISKQKGGDFVDSEVLYEGEKLEDQSLVNDICRNSDAVLHLLVRRSAKVRAKPVEKNFELSIVAPPQVDVKRAIEAADGIVQPRKQLLNDFSLEPVIVNPKAKLPEVVKDMISSASDGLRSGNPPVRSREGTGGAYFMQGSSGNKYVGVFKPIDEEPTAENNPHGLPLSPNGEGLKKGTKVGEGALREVAAYILDHPKSGRRSMCGEERGFAGVPPTTMIECLHPGFNHPNGIKTKIGSLQMFTENDGSCEDMGPASFPVEEVHKISVLDIRLANADRHGGNILMRKDENGKIVLIPIDHGYSLPESFEDCTFEWLYWSQARKPYSSETLDYIRSLDAEEDISLLKFHGWKMPSETARTLRISTMLLKKGAERGLTAFEIGNMMCRDTLTKKSLVEEMVEEAQEAVLPETSEATFMEALSDVMDYHLDEVVHV comes from the exons ATGTCATCAGCTGATGTTACGCTAAGCCCGGTTCGTAACGAGCCATCGATGATGCCTCTCGTCCATGCCAATTCCTGTACTGATTCCCTCCCTGACGAGACCATTTTGATCTACCTGACACTCCCCGGAACTCTGATACCAATGCGAGTGCTCGAATCCGATTCCATCGAGTCCGTTAAGCTCCGGATCCAGTCGTATCGCGGGTTTGTAGTGAGGAACCAGAAGCTCGTTTTCGGTGGACGAGAGCTCGCGAGGAGCAACTCCAACATGCGTGACTACGGCGTGAGTGATGGCAACGTTCTTCATTTGGTTGTCAAGGTCTCTGATCTCCAGGTTCTTGATGTCAAGACCACTTGTGGGAAGCACTGTAGGTTTCACGTTGAGAGAGGGAGGAACATTGGGTATGTGAAGAAGCAGATTTCGAAGCAGAAAGGTGGGGACTTTGTTGATTCCGAGGTGCTTTACGAAGGTGAGAAGCTCGAGGACCAGAGTCTTGTTAACGACATTTGTAGGAACAGTGACGCTGTTTTGCATTTGCTTGTGAGGAGATCCGCTAAAGTTAGGGCTAAGCCTGTGGAGAAGAACTTTGAGCTGTCTATTGTTGCTCCTCCGCAAGTTGATGTCAAGAGAGCTATTGAAGCTGCTGATGGTATTGTGCAGCCAAGGAAGCAGCTTTTGAATGACTTCTCTTTGGAGCCGGTTATAGTTAACCCCAAGGCGAAGTTGCCTGAAGTGGTTAAAGATATGATTAGCTCTGCTTCCGATGGACTAAGAAGTGGGAATCCTCCGGTGAGGTCAAGAGAGGGAACAGGTGGAGCTTATTTCATGCAGGGCTCATCCGGGAACAAATATGTTGGTGTGTTTAAGCCTATCGATGAGGAGCCAACAGCTGAGAACAATCCACACGGACTGCCACTTTCGCCAAACGGTGAAGGTTTGAAGAAAGGAACAAAGGTTGGAGAAGGTGCGTTGAGGGAAGTTGCTGCTTACATATTGGATCATCCCAAGAGTGGACGCCGATCTATGTGTGGTGAAGAGAGAGGCTTTGCTGGTGTGCCTCCCACGACTATGATTGAATGTCTGCATCCCGGTTTTAACCATCCCAATGGAATCAAAACCAAGATTGGATCACTTCAGATGTTTACCGAGAACGATGGCAGCTGCGAGGATATGGGTCCAGCTTCATTTCCAGTAGAGGAAGTTCACAAGATATCTGTTCTGGATATTAGACTGGCTAATGCAGATAGGCATGGTGGAAACATTTTAATGAGAAAAGACGAGAACGGAAAGATTGTTCTGATTCCAATTGATCATGGATACAGCTTGCCTGAAAGC TTTGAGGATTGCACGTTCGAGTGGCTTTACTGGTCACAAGCTCGGAAACCATACTCTTCCGAGACACTGGACTACATAAGATCACTGGACGCGGAGGAAGATATCAGCCTCCTCAAGTTCCATGGCTGGAAAATGCCATCGGAAACGGCTCGAACACTCAGAATCTCAACGATGCTACTGAAGAAAGGAGCAGAAAGAGGGTTGACAGCATTTGAGATTGGGAACATGATGTGTAGAGACACTCTGACCAAGAAATCTCTAGTGGAGGAGATGGTAGAGGAAGCTCAAGAAGCGGTGCTTCCCGAGACGAGCGAGGCTACATTCATGGAAGCCTTGTCTGATGTGATGGACTACCATCTTGATGAGGTGGTTCATGTGTGA
- the BNAC03G25830D gene encoding uncharacterized protein BNAC03G25830D has protein sequence MAADGIFRCIFEGCISGLDSGIERRPYHKNCDCALHGKSKNQRRKSCRRHGSSESISFPIRRSWSEGNVLAMNFPSSSSSSSNLQSLSSSSSLTTLASLADSPVDTTAALEDPSRSHHQLGWTIAEGEDV, from the coding sequence ATGGCCGCCGACGGAATATTCCGCTGCATCTTCGAAGGCTGTATCTCAGGTCTCGATTCCGGCATCGAGAGGCGTCCTTACCACAAAAACTGCGATTGCGCGCTTCACGGGAAAAGTAAAAATCAGCGGCGGAAGTCTTGCCGACGCCACGGAAGCTCGGAGAGCATCTCGTTCCCGATCCGGCGGTCATGGAGCGAAGGCAACGTACTGGCGATGAATTTCccgtcttcatcatcatcttcttcgaaTCTCCAGTCtctttcttcgtcttcttctctcACAACTTTGGCATCGCTGGCCGATTCGCCGGTGGATACTACTGCTGCGTTGGAGGATCCGAGCAGATCTCATCATCAGTTGGGATGGACGATTGCCGAAGGTGAAGATGTTTGA
- the LOC106438299 gene encoding transcription factor CPC isoform X2, with amino-acid sequence MDRRRHRQSKAKASCSEEVSSIEWEAVKMTEEEEDLISRMYKLVGDRWELIAGRIPGRTPEEIERYWLMKHGVVFANRPRDFVRR; translated from the exons ATGGATAGACGACGTCATAGACAGAGCAAGGCCAAAGCGTCGTGTTCCGAAG AAGTGAGTAGCATAGAATGGGAAGCTGTGAAGATgacggaggaagaagaagatctcaTTTCTCGGATGTATAAACTCGTCGGAGACAG GTGGGAATTGATAGCCGGAAGGATTCCGGGACGGACGCCGGAGGAGATAGAAAGATATTGGCTTATGAAACACGGTGTCGTTTTTGCCAACCGACCAAGAGATTTTGTTAGGAGATGA
- the LOC106438300 gene encoding mitochondrial inner membrane protein OXA1-like: protein MACLRGISKRVNLLQRRVYPTCGHLISDDRDETKPSSDTMIRKVFAFNGANTLTSMFMERQCAAGPLGLGLSSCRFMSSSTTPPEWSDKVDGIDFVAPEVVPDQIVEAVTTTSQAVVPAVNEVAIAAADSAFPVAALQHLIDGVHSFTGLNWWASIALTTVLIRGVTVPILLNQLKATYKLNLLRPQLEELRQEMGTKGTDPEAMAEGQRRMQLLFKQHGVTPFTPLKGLIIQGPIFISFFFAIRNMAEKVPSFKTGGTLWFTDLTTADTTYILPLLTAITFIIMVESNMQEGMEGNPVAGTMKKFSRIIAFLSIPILMGIEKALFCYWLTSNLFTLGYGLALRRPDVRKLLNLPDAVTSSSTGQPKPPSPIPFSFEQPKDQSVVGHEDPPMSSSEDPSMSSSESSSSVPERKISRSSVLNQRIRTLERQLKDQKKKK from the exons ATGGCTTGCTTGCGTGGTATCTCGAAGAGAGTTAATCTCTTACAGAGACGAGTTTACCCAACGTGTGGTCATCTAATCAGTGATGATAGAGATGAAACTAAACCAAGTTCTGATACAATGATTCGTAAAGTCTTTGCCTTTAATGGGGCTAACACGCTTACCTCAATGTTTATGGAGAGGCAATGTGCTGCTGGTCCGttgggtcttggattgtcttcgtGTCGGTTTATGAGCTCTTCTACTACACCACCGGAATGGTCTGATAAAGTTGATGGTATCGACTTTGTTGCGCCTGAAGTTGTTCCTGATCAAATCGTTGAAGCTGTGACGACGACAAGCCAAGCTGTTGTTCCTGCTGTCAACGAGGTTGCTATTGCAGCTGCGGATTCTGCtttccctgttgctgctttgcAGCATTTGATTGATGGTGTTCATTCCTTTACTGGTTTGAACTG GTGGGCTTCGATAGCTTTGACTACTGTGCTCATTCGTGGTGTTACAGTTCCCATTCTCTTGAATCAACTCAAGGCTACTTACAAACTCAAT CTTCTGAGGCCTCAACTTGAGGAGTTAAGACAAGAGATGGGCACTAAG GGTACGGATCCTGAAGCCATGGCAGAAGGCCAAAGACGGATGCAGTTATTGTTTAAACA GCATGGTGTAACTCCGTTTACACCCCTCAAAGGACTTATTATTCAAGGTCCCATCTTCATCAGCTTTTTCTTCGCT ATCAGGAACATGGCCGAGAAAGTACCGTCATTTAAAACCGGTGGAACTCTCTGGTTTACTGATCTCACCACTGCAGATACTACATATATCTTGCCACTTCTCACCGCCATCACTTTCATAATTATGGTGGAG TCGAACATGCAGGAAGGTATGGAAGGGAATCCCGTAGCTGGAACTATGAAGAAATTCTCAAGAATCATTGCCTTTCTCTCTATTCCAATTCTGATGGGCATTGAGAAG GCATTGTTCTGTTACTGGCTCACTTCAAACCTGTTTACTCTTGGGTATGGATTAG CACTAAGACGTCCTGATGTGAGGAAGCTCTTGAATCTCCCGGATGCTGTCACCTCTTCTTCCACCGGGCAGCCAAAGCCGCCTTCGCCTATTCCATTTTCCTTTGAGCAGCCAAAAGACCAAAGTGTTGTTGGTCATGAAGATCCTCCTATGTCTTCCTCCGAAGATCCTTCTATGTCTTCCTCTGAGTCATCTTCGAGTGTTCCAGAGAGAAAAATCTCAAGGAGTTCAGTGCTGAATCAGAGAATCAGAACTTTGGAGAGACAACTCAAGgaccaaaagaagaagaagtga
- the LOC106438303 gene encoding succinate dehydrogenase subunit 4, mitochondrial, with protein sequence MSLRRSILGLHRQTHNLSLSKALPFSVSNISSPSAAVRNPIGREISSIPFFLTQKLKPDSGNRSLGKSDLAKFARLPSSRGYSNASLVRKIPVLFHINAGMEEVLADYVHQEMTRNLMVISLGLFQIIVIKDVIVFLFF encoded by the coding sequence ATGTCTCTCCGCCGCTCTATCCTCGGTCTCCACCGCCAAACCCACAACCTCTCCCTCTCAAAGGCGTTACCTTTCTCGGTGAGTAACATCTCCTCCCCATCCGCCGCCGTGAGAAACCCAATCGGGAGAGAAATCTCTTCGATCCCATTTTTCCTAACCCAGAAACTGAAACCGGACTCCGGGAATCGTTCTCTTGGGAAATCTGATCTCGCCAAATTCGCTCGTCTGCCATCGTCTCGAGGTTACAGTAACGCATCTCTCGTACGGAAGATCCCTGTTCTGTTTCACATAAATGCAGGAATGGAAGAAGTTTTGGCGGATTATGTTCATCAGGAGATGACCAGGAATCTGATGGTGATCTCTCTGGGCTTGTTCCAGATCATCGTTATCAAAGATGTCATCgtgtttcttttcttctga
- the LOC106438299 gene encoding transcription factor CPC isoform X1, with protein MDRRRHRQSKAKASCSEEVSSIEWEAVKMTEEEEDLISRMYKLVGDSLSYTVRRWELIAGRIPGRTPEEIERYWLMKHGVVFANRPRDFVRR; from the exons ATGGATAGACGACGTCATAGACAGAGCAAGGCCAAAGCGTCGTGTTCCGAAG AAGTGAGTAGCATAGAATGGGAAGCTGTGAAGATgacggaggaagaagaagatctcaTTTCTCGGATGTATAAACTCGTCGGAGACAG TCTATCTTATACGGTTCGTAGGTGGGAATTGATAGCCGGAAGGATTCCGGGACGGACGCCGGAGGAGATAGAAAGATATTGGCTTATGAAACACGGTGTCGTTTTTGCCAACCGACCAAGAGATTTTGTTAGGAGATGA